One genomic region from Desulfallas thermosapovorans DSM 6562 encodes:
- the gyrA gene encoding DNA gyrase subunit A, with protein sequence MPAFTGKVIPIDINEEMKHSYLDYAMSVIVGRALPDVRDGLKPVHRRILYAMHTLGVTPDKPHRKSAYIVGEVMAKYHPHGDAAIYDTLVRMAQDFNLRYPLVDGHGNFGSVDGDSAAAMRYTEARLSKITTELLADIDKETVDFIPNYDESGKEPAILPSRFPNLLVNGSAGIAVGMATNVPPHNLSEVIDGVVTLIDNPDVDINDLMKHIKGPDFPTGAIILGRDGIRSAYKTGRGTIKVRAKTDIEESGKKTSIIVSELPYQVNKARLIEKIAELVKDKKIDGITDLRDESDRDGMRIVIELRKDANPKVILNQLYKHTQMQDTFGVIMLALVNGEPRVLNLKEVLHYYLEHQKEIIIRRTKYNLRKAEDRAHIVEGLRIALANMDEVIKIIRGSKNIDVARTGLMNSFDLSEKQAQAILDMRLHRLTGLEREKLEAEYKELIKKIEYYRSVLADEKKVLAIIKEEITVIKEKYGDERRTVFSNDETEFDDDDLIMEEDVVITITNNGYIKRMPLDTYRSQRRGGRGIHAMGIKEGDFLRHLFIATTHHYFLFFTNKGKVYRLKGYEIPESGRQARGTAIINLIYIDQDEYITTVIPVKDFENDNYLLMSTSRGIIKKTPLNEYIHTKRDGIIALNLDDGDALVNALLTDGTEEIIIGTKNGLAIRFSEEDVRSTGRVTRGVKAITLNDQDKVVSMDLVREDSDLLVVTSKGYGKRTKISEYRTQSRGGKGIINIKCTERNGYVISLQVVKPEDEVLMISAEGIMIRIKADDISLFGRVTQGVLLMKLGEGDHIVAVAKVISGED encoded by the coding sequence TTGCCCGCATTTACCGGAAAAGTTATTCCCATTGATATTAACGAAGAAATGAAACATTCTTACCTGGATTATGCCATGAGCGTAATTGTTGGTAGAGCCTTACCTGATGTAAGAGACGGCTTGAAGCCTGTGCATCGCCGGATACTTTATGCCATGCATACCCTTGGTGTAACCCCGGATAAGCCGCACCGCAAGTCGGCATATATTGTGGGTGAAGTAATGGCCAAGTATCACCCCCACGGTGATGCTGCTATATACGATACTCTGGTAAGGATGGCCCAGGATTTTAACTTGCGTTATCCACTGGTTGACGGTCATGGTAACTTTGGCTCGGTAGATGGTGATTCAGCAGCGGCCATGCGTTATACCGAAGCCCGTTTATCCAAAATTACCACCGAGCTGCTGGCTGATATTGATAAGGAAACCGTTGATTTTATACCCAATTACGACGAAAGCGGTAAGGAACCTGCAATTCTTCCCTCCCGTTTTCCCAATTTGCTTGTCAACGGTTCGGCCGGTATTGCCGTGGGTATGGCCACCAATGTACCTCCCCATAACCTCTCAGAGGTAATTGACGGTGTAGTGACACTTATTGATAATCCTGATGTGGATATAAATGATTTAATGAAGCATATTAAAGGTCCTGACTTTCCCACCGGTGCCATTATTTTGGGCCGTGATGGTATTCGCTCGGCTTATAAAACCGGTAGAGGTACCATCAAAGTAAGGGCCAAAACTGACATAGAGGAAAGCGGTAAAAAAACAAGTATCATAGTTTCCGAGCTACCTTACCAAGTAAACAAAGCACGTTTAATTGAAAAAATCGCCGAACTGGTCAAAGATAAAAAAATCGATGGCATCACTGATTTAAGAGATGAATCGGACCGGGATGGTATGCGCATTGTTATTGAATTGCGTAAGGATGCCAACCCCAAGGTGATATTGAATCAATTATACAAGCATACTCAGATGCAGGATACTTTCGGCGTTATCATGTTGGCTTTGGTTAATGGCGAACCCAGGGTTTTAAACCTGAAGGAAGTATTGCATTATTATCTTGAACACCAAAAGGAAATAATTATACGCCGTACAAAATATAATTTACGTAAAGCAGAAGACAGGGCCCACATAGTGGAGGGATTACGCATTGCCCTGGCCAATATGGACGAAGTAATAAAAATTATTCGTGGATCCAAAAACATTGATGTAGCTCGGACTGGCCTTATGAATAGTTTTGACCTTTCGGAGAAGCAGGCCCAGGCTATATTGGACATGCGGTTACACCGTTTAACCGGTTTGGAAAGGGAAAAACTGGAGGCCGAATATAAGGAGTTAATCAAGAAAATAGAGTATTATCGTTCTGTATTGGCAGACGAAAAAAAGGTTCTGGCTATAATTAAAGAAGAAATAACAGTAATAAAGGAAAAGTACGGAGATGAACGGCGTACCGTTTTTTCCAACGATGAAACTGAGTTTGATGATGATGACCTGATTATGGAAGAGGATGTGGTTATCACCATCACCAATAACGGCTATATAAAAAGAATGCCCCTTGATACATATCGCAGCCAGCGCAGAGGCGGTCGCGGTATTCATGCTATGGGTATCAAGGAGGGTGATTTTTTACGGCATTTATTTATTGCCACAACGCACCATTATTTTTTATTTTTCACCAATAAGGGCAAAGTATATAGATTAAAGGGATACGAAATTCCTGAGTCCGGTCGCCAGGCCCGGGGAACTGCCATTATTAACCTGATCTATATAGATCAGGATGAATATATAACAACCGTTATTCCTGTTAAGGACTTCGAAAATGACAATTACTTGCTCATGTCCACCAGCCGTGGAATTATTAAAAAAACACCCCTCAATGAATATATTCATACCAAACGAGATGGAATTATAGCCCTTAACCTTGACGACGGCGATGCACTGGTAAATGCTTTATTAACCGACGGGACAGAGGAAATTATTATTGGTACCAAAAATGGCTTGGCTATTAGGTTTTCTGAAGAAGATGTGCGTTCCACCGGTAGGGTTACCAGGGGTGTAAAAGCAATTACTTTAAATGATCAAGACAAAGTTGTATCCATGGATTTAGTTCGTGAAGATTCGGATTTACTTGTTGTTACCAGCAAAGGATATGGAAAACGAACTAAAATCAGCGAGTATAGAACTCAGTCCAGGGGCGGTAAAGGAATTATAAATATAAAATGCACTGAGCGCAATGGATATGTTATATCATTGCAGGTGGTTAAACCCGAAGATGAAGTGTTAATGATCAGTGCAGAGGGCATAATGATCAGAATTAAAGCCGATGATATATCTTTATTTGGCCGGGTAACCCAGGGCGTTTTATTGATGAAATTGGGTGAAGGTGATCATATTGTGGCAGTAGCTAAAGTTATTAGCGGGGAAGATTAA
- the gyrB gene encoding DNA topoisomerase (ATP-hydrolyzing) subunit B: MDNNAKYGAEEIQVLEGLEAVRRRPSMYIGSTGPRGLHHLVYEVVDNSIDEAMAGFCDKIEVTVHHDNSITVNDNGRGIPVDIHPKMGRPAVEVALTVLHAGGKFGGGGYKVSGGLHGVGVSVVNALSEWLEVEVRRDGFIYRQRYARGVPVTSLETVGTAKNTGTKVTFKPDYEIFDELEFSQETLVHRLRELSFLNKGLKITFNDKRFEQQFVYQHTGGIKDFVSYLNKNKNVQHKPVYFEETRDQVMVEVAFQYTDGFVENLFSYVNNIHTIDGGTHETGFKAALTRVINDYGKKYNIFKNGISSLQGEDIREGLTSVISVKVPEPQFEGQTKAKLGNSEVRGLVETLVAEKLSTFLEENPATARKILEKSINAARVREAARKARELTRRKTALESSTLPGKLADCSERDPALSELFIVEGDSAGGSAKQGRDRRYQAILPLRGKILNVEKSRMDKILGNQEIRSLITALGTGIGDDFNIEKARYHKIIIMTDADVDGAHIRTLLLTFFYRHMRQLIENGYAYIAQPPLYRVRKDKKEYYVYSDRELEELLDKIGRDKISLQRYKGLGEMNPEQLWETTMNYDTRTILQVQLEDAIEANQIFSMLMGDKVEPRREFIQENARLVRNLDI; this comes from the coding sequence TTGGATAACAATGCCAAGTACGGCGCTGAGGAAATTCAAGTACTTGAAGGGTTGGAAGCCGTTCGTCGCAGACCAAGCATGTACATTGGCAGTACCGGACCCAGGGGCCTGCACCACCTGGTTTACGAAGTGGTGGATAATAGTATTGATGAGGCTATGGCCGGTTTTTGCGATAAAATTGAGGTAACTGTCCACCATGATAATTCCATTACAGTAAATGACAACGGAAGGGGTATACCTGTTGATATTCATCCCAAGATGGGGCGGCCTGCCGTGGAGGTCGCATTAACGGTACTACATGCCGGCGGTAAGTTTGGCGGCGGTGGATACAAAGTGAGTGGAGGTTTGCATGGAGTAGGCGTTTCAGTGGTTAATGCCCTGTCGGAATGGCTGGAAGTGGAAGTGCGCAGGGACGGTTTTATTTATCGCCAGCGTTATGCCCGGGGTGTGCCCGTCACCAGTTTGGAGACCGTAGGTACAGCTAAAAACACCGGTACTAAAGTAACTTTTAAGCCTGATTATGAAATTTTTGACGAATTGGAATTTAGTCAAGAAACACTGGTCCACCGGTTGAGGGAGTTATCATTTCTTAACAAAGGTTTAAAAATAACTTTCAACGATAAACGGTTTGAGCAGCAATTTGTTTACCAGCACACCGGGGGTATAAAGGATTTTGTGTCATATTTAAATAAAAATAAAAACGTACAACACAAACCCGTGTATTTCGAGGAAACCAGAGACCAGGTCATGGTGGAGGTGGCATTTCAATATACAGACGGGTTTGTGGAGAATTTATTTTCGTACGTGAACAATATTCATACCATTGACGGTGGTACCCATGAAACAGGTTTTAAAGCGGCGCTAACCCGGGTAATCAATGATTATGGTAAAAAGTATAACATTTTTAAAAATGGTATATCGAGCTTGCAGGGGGAAGACATTCGTGAGGGATTGACATCTGTGATCAGTGTCAAGGTTCCCGAACCGCAATTTGAGGGACAAACAAAGGCCAAACTGGGTAACAGTGAAGTGCGCGGCCTGGTTGAAACACTGGTGGCGGAAAAATTAAGCACTTTCCTGGAAGAGAACCCCGCCACAGCCCGTAAAATCCTTGAAAAATCTATTAATGCAGCCCGGGTAAGGGAAGCGGCAAGGAAAGCCAGGGAGCTAACCAGACGTAAAACTGCCCTGGAAAGTTCTACTTTACCGGGGAAACTAGCCGATTGTTCCGAGCGTGACCCGGCTTTAAGCGAACTATTTATCGTTGAGGGTGACTCCGCCGGTGGTTCGGCTAAGCAGGGCAGAGACAGGCGATATCAAGCAATTTTGCCTTTACGTGGTAAAATATTAAACGTTGAAAAATCACGCATGGATAAAATATTAGGCAATCAGGAAATACGTTCTTTAATAACTGCGCTGGGAACCGGTATTGGAGATGACTTCAATATTGAAAAAGCCCGGTACCACAAAATTATCATCATGACCGATGCGGACGTGGACGGGGCTCATATTCGTACTTTATTACTTACATTCTTCTACCGCCACATGCGGCAGTTAATAGAAAACGGGTACGCTTATATAGCTCAGCCTCCACTATACAGGGTGCGTAAGGATAAAAAGGAATATTACGTTTATAGCGACAGGGAACTGGAAGAGCTGCTTGATAAAATCGGACGAGATAAAATATCTTTACAGCGGTATAAAGGCTTGGGTGAAATGAATCCCGAACAACTCTGGGAAACTACAATGAATTATGATACACGAACCATATTACAAGTACAGTTGGAGGATGCCATCGAAGCTAACCAGATATTTTCCATGCTTATGGGGGACAAGGTTGAGCCGCGCCGGGAATTTATCCAGGAAAACGCACGGTTGGTGAGAAATCTGGATATATAA
- the remB gene encoding extracellular matrix regulator RemB — MFLHLGGDVIVPKKDIVAILDIRSKSSAITSEFLDTAGDEGFIVNISEPGKEKTYVITGNEIYLSPISCTTLKKRAL, encoded by the coding sequence TTGTTTCTACACCTTGGCGGGGATGTTATTGTTCCTAAAAAGGATATTGTGGCAATTTTAGATATTAGATCTAAATCTTCAGCTATAACCAGTGAATTTTTGGATACAGCCGGAGATGAAGGTTTTATTGTCAATATTTCAGAACCGGGTAAAGAAAAAACCTATGTCATCACCGGTAATGAAATATACTTATCGCCAATTTCATGCACTACGCTAAAAAAGAGGGCATTATAA
- the recF gene encoding DNA replication/repair protein RecF (All proteins in this family for which functions are known are DNA-binding proteins that assist the filamentation of RecA onto DNA for the initiation of recombination or recombinational repair.), whose translation MILKSIDINCFRNYNRLHWQPHAGINFITGANAQGKTNLLEAIFFSGKGYSFRRKNSDVVGWHGTDASIKATYQVNNMEMDVSVNINQNGKKKLFINGVEEKRKFLPGRFGIILFKPDDLQIIKGSPSGKRDFIDHNIGTIDPLYLQKLIQYRRVVEQRNFLLRSGRARNNDSFQIWNESFYQYGAEVLARRIGLLKKYIPLVRKTYAGITGGREELDMKYLSTLKITEKTDMEQIIMEFKSEGKNRQQEELYKRQTIFGPHRDDIIFLINNKDARYYASQGQIRSIILALKTAQIDLYFYEYGESPILLLDDVLMELDEQRQRYLLMLIVNNNVQSFITTTELTGKIGHYANRVYLINNGQLREVI comes from the coding sequence ATGATTTTAAAGAGCATTGATATCAACTGTTTTCGTAACTACAATAGACTGCACTGGCAACCACATGCGGGTATAAATTTTATTACCGGTGCAAACGCCCAGGGAAAAACAAATTTACTGGAAGCAATTTTTTTCAGCGGCAAAGGCTATTCCTTCCGAAGAAAAAACAGTGATGTTGTCGGCTGGCACGGTACAGACGCTTCCATTAAGGCAACCTATCAAGTAAACAATATGGAGATGGATGTATCTGTAAACATTAACCAGAACGGCAAGAAAAAACTGTTTATCAACGGAGTTGAAGAAAAACGAAAATTTTTACCCGGCCGTTTCGGTATTATCTTGTTTAAGCCGGACGACCTGCAGATTATCAAGGGTTCTCCGTCCGGAAAACGTGATTTTATTGATCACAATATCGGTACAATTGATCCGCTTTATCTGCAAAAATTAATACAATATCGCCGGGTAGTGGAACAAAGAAACTTTTTATTACGTAGCGGTAGGGCAAGGAATAACGATTCATTTCAAATTTGGAATGAATCGTTTTATCAATATGGAGCAGAGGTATTGGCGAGGCGCATTGGATTATTAAAAAAATATATACCACTGGTGCGAAAGACGTATGCCGGTATTACCGGTGGTCGTGAAGAATTGGACATGAAATACCTGTCCACGCTAAAAATTACCGAAAAAACAGATATGGAACAAATTATTATGGAATTTAAGTCTGAAGGGAAAAACAGACAACAAGAAGAATTATATAAAAGGCAAACAATCTTCGGACCGCATCGAGATGATATTATTTTTCTAATTAATAATAAAGATGCCCGTTACTATGCTTCCCAAGGACAGATAAGATCTATAATTTTAGCATTAAAAACCGCTCAAATAGATTTATATTTTTATGAATATGGTGAATCTCCCATTTTGCTGCTTGATGATGTATTGATGGAACTGGATGAACAACGCCAGCGATATTTATTAATGTTAATTGTTAATAATAATGTACAGTCTTTTATAACAACAACTGAACTAACCGGTAAAATTGGTCATTATGCAAATAGGGTATACTTAATTAATAACGGTCAGTTAAGGGAGGTTATTTAA
- a CDS encoding RNA-binding S4 domain-containing protein, producing the protein MVKKIMVRNKIALDQFLKWCRVASTGGQGKYYIINDMVRVNGVIENRRSRKLTNGDLVEVKNTGSFLVVSQLEDT; encoded by the coding sequence ATGGTAAAGAAAATTATGGTTAGGAATAAGATAGCACTGGACCAGTTTTTAAAATGGTGCCGTGTTGCTTCCACCGGGGGACAGGGTAAATATTATATTATAAATGATATGGTTCGGGTTAACGGAGTGATTGAAAACCGTAGATCCCGTAAATTAACCAACGGGGACCTGGTGGAAGTTAAAAACACGGGCTCTTTTCTTGTAGTTTCTCAGTTGGAGGATACATGA
- the dnaN gene encoding DNA polymerase III subunit beta, with amino-acid sequence MHLTAPRDKLNTIIQITQRAVSQRSPMPLLSCLHFESKDDLLFLSSTDLEFGIRCTIPVNTIVNGSTAIPAKYVTSLFSRLPNEDINIKCDIASNTTTFMYGESEVVLNGYPADEFPVFPSLPENPTLVLNQNQLKNMLKHVIFAVSNEEHRPIFTGINFTVTPKGTLSLVATDIRRLALCEEKLVTPPEQLINIIVPGKTLNELYRILDAVDDNIYIYITDNKIFFTIDNICIMSRLIAGQFPDYRIVIPESYICEARVPVSSLLDAAERASLLVNTNRNVFNINFSPSGLMIYFYTETGRIREELAAEFTGEPLDVGFNVRFFIDVLKSMDSEEVIIKLSGRESPSLIIPVDDERYFSILVPAVP; translated from the coding sequence ATGCATCTTACAGCGCCCAGAGACAAGTTAAACACCATCATACAAATTACACAAAGGGCAGTTTCACAACGCAGTCCCATGCCCTTACTCTCCTGCTTACATTTCGAAAGCAAGGATGATTTACTATTTTTGTCTTCCACTGATCTGGAGTTCGGCATCCGCTGTACCATACCCGTTAATACCATTGTTAACGGGTCAACCGCCATACCCGCCAAATACGTAACCAGTTTATTCAGCCGATTGCCGAACGAAGATATTAATATCAAGTGTGATATCGCAAGTAATACAACAACATTTATGTATGGCGAATCAGAAGTTGTTTTAAATGGTTACCCGGCAGATGAATTTCCCGTATTCCCTTCATTGCCGGAAAATCCAACTCTTGTACTAAATCAAAACCAATTAAAAAATATGCTCAAACATGTTATTTTTGCCGTTTCCAATGAAGAGCACCGGCCGATATTTACCGGTATAAACTTCACCGTTACCCCAAAGGGCACCCTTTCTTTGGTGGCCACCGATATAAGAAGGCTTGCGCTATGTGAGGAAAAACTGGTTACGCCACCGGAGCAATTAATAAATATAATCGTTCCCGGTAAAACTCTTAACGAATTGTATAGAATATTGGATGCAGTTGATGATAATATTTATATTTATATTACCGATAATAAAATATTTTTTACCATTGATAATATATGCATAATGTCCCGGCTTATCGCCGGCCAGTTTCCAGATTATAGAATTGTGATACCGGAAAGTTATATTTGCGAAGCAAGGGTGCCGGTAAGTAGTTTACTGGACGCCGCCGAAAGGGCTTCACTGTTGGTTAATACTAATAGAAATGTTTTTAATATAAATTTTAGTCCCAGTGGTTTAATGATTTACTTTTATACCGAAACCGGTCGAATAAGGGAAGAATTAGCTGCTGAATTTACCGGTGAACCTTTGGACGTCGGGTTTAATGTTCGATTCTTTATAGATGTATTAAAATCTATGGATAGTGAAGAAGTTATTATAAAATTAAGCGGCCGGGAAAGTCCATCTTTAATAATTCCCGTTGATGATGAAAGGTACTTTTCCATTCTTGTACCGGCCGTACCTTAA